The following nucleotide sequence is from Microbacterium arborescens.
GCGCCCCGGCGACGAAGGCGCCCACGGCGGCGACCGCGAGCGCGATCGGTCCGCTCGCGCTGCCGCCCGTGGCAGGCAGCGCTGCGACCGCTGCATCGCGCACGCCGTTCGGCGACGTCGCGCAATCGGGCGTGGAAGCCGGATAAGCGACGGGAACGGCGAGATCGGGGTTCACCCGCAGGGTCGCGGCGATGTCGCCACGAGTCCAGGCGAAGCCGGCATCCGTCGCCGTCCACGTACCGTCGCGGAACTCCCAGCCGGGCCAGCCGGTGCCCCGGCCTTCGTCGTCGACGCTCGCCCCCGGCCACAGCATGCGGCCGCTCAGGCGGTAGTCCTGAAGCGAGCCGAGCGGCACGCTGGTGGTGTTCACGCCGTCGTCGAGAATCAACGACACCGGTGCCGTGGCCTCTTCGACCGTCCCTCCCGTGAGGACCACGTCGAATGAGATCCACGGTGCGTCGGATTCGCAGTCGGTCGTGACCATGGACCCCGCGAGCGTCGCCCCGCTCGGATCATCCGGAGCGTACGTCGTGGCATCCGTCGACGACACAGTCGGCAGCAGGCTCAGCGAACCGAGCAGCACGACAGAAATGACAGAACTA
It contains:
- a CDS encoding LPXTG cell wall anchor domain-containing protein — its product is MHSSVISVVLLGSLSLLPTVSSTDATTYAPDDPSGATLAGSMVTTDCESDAPWISFDVVLTGGTVEEATAPVSLILDDGVNTTSVPLGSLQDYRLSGRMLWPGASVDDEGRGTGWPGWEFRDGTWTATDAGFAWTRGDIAATLRVNPDLAVPVAYPASTPDCATSPNGVRDAAVAALPATGGSASGPIALAVAAVGAFVAGALLVLQRRRHRRA